One region of Hymenobacter sediminicola genomic DNA includes:
- a CDS encoding DUF547 domain-containing protein has protein sequence MNKTFSLRFAVLLLLLGSWLASPAQAADAMSPQALHAPWDELLHKYVTPDGMVDYQGLLDDEDKLLDYLMAMRKTAPNEQTWTPADIQAFWINVYNASTVYMVLQYYPVSSINDIRMKGRSYSPWEFAGVTVGGQEYSLNQIEREKLSARFHDPRIHFALVQGASSGPRLLNEAYNGAHLQQQLEQQTRSFINDPARNMLGSQQASISGLFSFYAAEFGEQTQVLEFLNRYARVPLAAATPISYLPFSWNLNDRRTQAEIQALRK, from the coding sequence ATGAACAAAACGTTTTCCCTACGTTTTGCCGTCCTGCTATTGCTCCTCGGGAGTTGGCTAGCAAGTCCGGCGCAGGCCGCTGACGCTATGAGCCCGCAGGCGTTGCACGCCCCCTGGGACGAGTTGCTGCACAAGTATGTCACTCCAGATGGCATGGTGGATTACCAGGGTCTCCTCGACGACGAAGACAAGCTGCTGGACTACCTGATGGCCATGCGCAAGACGGCGCCAAACGAGCAAACCTGGACTCCGGCCGATATTCAGGCGTTTTGGATTAATGTGTACAATGCCTCCACGGTGTACATGGTGCTGCAGTACTACCCGGTCAGCAGCATCAACGATATCCGGATGAAAGGTCGCAGCTATTCGCCCTGGGAATTTGCCGGTGTAACCGTAGGTGGCCAGGAATACTCCCTCAACCAGATTGAGCGAGAGAAGCTAAGTGCCCGTTTTCACGATCCGCGCATCCATTTTGCCTTGGTGCAAGGGGCTAGTTCCGGCCCCCGGCTGCTGAATGAGGCCTACAACGGCGCCCACCTGCAGCAGCAGCTGGAACAGCAGACCCGCAGTTTCATCAACGACCCGGCCCGAAACATGCTGGGCAGCCAGCAAGCCAGCATTTCCGGCCTGTTCAGCTTTTACGCGGCCGAGTTCGGCGAGCAGACGCAGGTGCTAGAGTTTCTCAATCGGTATGCCCGGGTACCGCTGGCTGCCGCCACGCCCATTTCGTATCTGCCTTTCAGCTGGAATCTGAACGACCGGCGTACTCAGGCCGAAATTCAGGCCCTGCGAAAATAG
- a CDS encoding DUF2461 domain-containing protein, with product MDRACILEFLRQLAANNHKAWMDEHRADYQQARGEFTALIRQLLHELQEIEPATRGLNPADVMYRLHKNDRSQRDPETYKRHLSAGLKPGGRHSPWAGYFVVLEPGGESYVGAGRWEPEPQQLARIRQEIHYNAPAFHALREAPDFVRHFPAGLDRSDALKTAPKGYDRLDPDIEWLRLKRFFVWRPFSDAEVLQPDFMKQVLAAWRAAKPFVDFLNEAVK from the coding sequence ATGGACCGAGCTTGTATACTGGAGTTTCTGCGGCAGCTGGCTGCCAACAACCACAAAGCCTGGATGGACGAACACCGCGCGGACTACCAGCAGGCCCGCGGAGAATTTACTGCCCTGATACGCCAGTTGCTTCATGAGTTGCAGGAGATTGAGCCCGCGACGCGGGGCCTGAATCCAGCCGACGTCATGTACCGGCTACACAAAAACGACCGTTCGCAGCGCGACCCAGAAACCTACAAGCGCCACCTTAGCGCAGGCCTCAAGCCGGGCGGGCGCCACAGTCCCTGGGCTGGGTACTTCGTGGTGCTGGAGCCGGGCGGCGAATCATATGTGGGGGCCGGACGCTGGGAACCGGAACCGCAGCAGCTGGCGCGCATTCGGCAGGAAATCCACTACAATGCGCCCGCCTTCCATGCGCTTCGCGAAGCGCCAGACTTCGTTCGGCACTTTCCCGCTGGCCTCGACCGTAGCGACGCATTGAAGACGGCACCCAAAGGCTACGACCGGCTGGACCCGGACATTGAGTGGCTTCGCCTGAAGCGTTTTTTTGTGTGGCGGCCCTTCTCCGATGCTGAAGTCCTGCAGCCCGATTTTATGAAGCAAGTGCTGGCGGCCTGGCGGGCAGCCAAGCCTTTTGTAGACTTCCTGAACGAAGCTGTAAAGTAA
- a CDS encoding deoxynucleoside kinase, with amino-acid sequence MHIAIVGNIGAGKTTLANKLAHHFNWEVFLEDVDHNPYLKDFYDDMPRWAFHLQVYFLNSRFRQTQHIKKLQAASKGVIQDRTIYEDAHIFAANLHQSSLMTERDYQNYLGLFESMVSMVDPPDLLLYLRADLPKLVQQIERRNRDYENNIKIEYLRHLNDHYEEWIAGYKHGKLLIIDVNNLDYVSRPEDLSVVIERINSTLFGLF; translated from the coding sequence ATGCACATTGCCATCGTCGGCAACATTGGGGCTGGCAAAACCACGCTGGCCAACAAGCTGGCCCATCATTTCAACTGGGAAGTATTCCTGGAAGACGTAGACCATAATCCGTATCTGAAGGATTTCTACGACGATATGCCCCGCTGGGCGTTTCACCTGCAGGTGTACTTTCTCAATAGCCGCTTCCGGCAAACCCAGCACATCAAAAAGTTGCAGGCGGCCAGCAAAGGAGTTATTCAGGACCGCACCATCTACGAAGACGCGCACATCTTCGCCGCCAACCTGCATCAGTCCAGCCTGATGACGGAGCGCGACTACCAGAACTATCTGGGGCTGTTCGAGTCGATGGTGAGCATGGTGGACCCACCAGACTTGCTGCTGTATCTGCGGGCCGACCTGCCCAAGCTGGTGCAGCAGATAGAGCGCCGCAACCGCGACTACGAGAACAACATCAAGATTGAATACCTGCGGCACCTCAACGACCACTACGAAGAGTGGATTGCGGGCTACAAGCACGGTAAGCTGCTCATCATCGATGTGAACAACCTCGACTATGTCAGCCGGCCAGAAGATTTGAGCGTGGTGATTGAGCGGATTAACAGCACGTTGTTTGGGCTGTTCTAG
- a CDS encoding GNAT family N-acetyltransferase produces the protein MSPVVPASAAIRPASLADIPTIIALAEATWEPTYRFIISKEQIDYMYRVIYTPASLQRQMAEQGHQFLLLLDEDQPGGFASYSAKETAGTYHLNKIYVLPSHQGRGFGQLLLRAVEQAVRLAGGHTLELNVNRHNPALAFYEHEGFQLNREEDIPIGPYWMNDYVMRKHLQ, from the coding sequence ATGTCACCTGTTGTACCCGCGTCTGCTGCCATCCGGCCGGCCTCCCTGGCCGATATTCCAACCATTATTGCGCTGGCCGAGGCAACCTGGGAACCCACCTACCGCTTCATCATTTCGAAGGAGCAGATTGACTACATGTACCGCGTGATTTACACGCCGGCGTCGCTACAGCGCCAGATGGCAGAGCAAGGCCATCAGTTTCTGTTGTTGCTGGATGAAGACCAGCCGGGCGGCTTTGCCTCCTACTCGGCTAAGGAAACAGCCGGCACCTACCATCTCAACAAAATCTACGTGCTGCCTTCACATCAGGGGCGCGGCTTTGGGCAGTTGCTGCTTCGGGCTGTGGAGCAAGCGGTGCGGCTGGCCGGCGGCCACACGCTGGAGCTGAACGTGAACCGCCACAACCCGGCCCTCGCTTTCTACGAACACGAAGGCTTCCAGCTTAACCGCGAAGAAGATATTCCCATTGGCCCCTACTGGATGAACGACTACGTGATGCGCAAGCACCTGCAGTAG
- a CDS encoding CDGSH iron-sulfur domain-containing protein, producing MATKITVLSNGSLRVEGADFELVDAQGQAYGLAGRERISICRCGLSANKPFCDGSHKGHFEHDAKAFDLPAPKA from the coding sequence ATGGCAACCAAAATCACCGTTCTCAGCAATGGCTCCCTCCGCGTAGAAGGCGCCGATTTCGAACTCGTAGACGCACAGGGCCAAGCCTACGGCCTCGCTGGCCGGGAGCGGATCAGCATTTGTCGCTGCGGCCTTTCTGCCAACAAACCCTTCTGCGACGGTTCGCATAAAGGCCACTTCGAGCACGATGCCAAAGCCTTCGACCTCCCTGCTCCCAAAGCATAG
- a CDS encoding acyl-CoA-binding protein encodes MATPEEFEAAATRSKELPSKPSNTVLLQLYSLYKQASEGDVTGDRPGGFDFKAIAKYDAWASLSGKSQEEARQEYVDLVNSLF; translated from the coding sequence ATGGCCACTCCCGAAGAATTTGAAGCCGCCGCTACGCGCAGCAAAGAGCTGCCCAGCAAGCCCTCCAACACGGTACTGCTCCAGCTGTACTCTCTCTACAAACAAGCCAGCGAAGGCGACGTAACCGGTGACCGTCCGGGTGGCTTCGACTTCAAAGCCATTGCCAAGTACGACGCCTGGGCCAGCCTGAGTGGCAAGTCGCAGGAGGAAGCCCGCCAGGAATACGTGGATCTGGTGAATTCCCTGTTCTAG
- a CDS encoding CinA family protein, with amino-acid sequence MKPTDLNSLVKKFLQYKLTLAFAESCTAGLLASEFVQAEGSSEVLLGSVVTYHPTAKNRLLGVKKDTLALYTAESQQVTNEMVMGLHKLLPTADVCVAVTGLCAGGASESAEKPVGTMYFTILHQNRAHELREEFEGDCKTVRHLAVDFIFQRLSELLATYAEQHAGEAVAAKTE; translated from the coding sequence ATGAAACCAACTGACCTGAATAGTCTTGTCAAGAAATTCCTGCAATACAAACTCACCCTAGCCTTCGCAGAGAGCTGCACGGCCGGACTGCTTGCCTCCGAGTTTGTGCAGGCCGAAGGAAGTAGTGAGGTGCTGCTCGGTTCCGTTGTGACCTACCACCCTACTGCCAAAAACCGTCTGTTAGGCGTAAAAAAAGACACGCTAGCCCTCTACACAGCCGAGAGCCAGCAAGTGACCAACGAAATGGTGATGGGTCTGCACAAACTCCTGCCTACTGCCGACGTGTGCGTAGCCGTGACGGGACTATGCGCTGGGGGTGCTTCGGAGTCGGCGGAGAAGCCGGTGGGCACTATGTACTTCACTATTCTGCACCAGAACCGCGCCCATGAGTTGCGGGAGGAGTTCGAAGGCGACTGCAAGACGGTACGTCATTTGGCCGTGGACTTCATTTTTCAGCGCCTAAGTGAATTGCTGGCTACCTATGCCGAGCAGCATGCCGGCGAAGCGGTGGCAGCCAAAACGGAGTAG
- a CDS encoding zinc dependent phospholipase C family protein, which translates to MKKPFLLLLCLVLLVPVTSPGWGFFAHRTIAQISVYTLPAALQPFYFRHMKELVRLSTAPDERRDADPKEASKHFIDMDHFGDNPFGAMPKAWDKAEAKYTADTLRKYGTVPWTIMEVKDNLTEAFKQRDTLAIIRLSADLCHYVADAYVPLHTTENYDGQLTNQTGLHSLWESKLPERHIAEYKLDAEPAKYVKDPLTDIWKILQESYGFLGETFDREEKVTRQFTPETKYNFSHKYGKTRRFYSDAFADAYHKEVGGMVAFRMKLAPTFVSSLWMTAWKDGGSPNMNELMAKKPGKIEKDSLDNQLKIWKKNGLADQQLLLAMQKQAAVVQADQINAATDMAPPVLDTASPTEPAPAPAAPAGNTKEVEKVKVKAKTEAGSVKLKEKEQPKKKKAAKKDDGWGAPASSGW; encoded by the coding sequence ATGAAAAAACCGTTTCTCCTCTTGTTGTGCCTGGTGCTGTTGGTGCCGGTTACGTCGCCGGGCTGGGGTTTCTTTGCCCACCGCACCATTGCACAGATTTCTGTGTATACGCTGCCAGCTGCCCTCCAGCCCTTCTATTTCCGCCACATGAAGGAACTGGTGCGCCTCTCCACAGCTCCCGACGAGCGGCGCGATGCTGACCCGAAGGAAGCCAGCAAGCATTTCATTGATATGGACCACTTCGGCGACAACCCGTTTGGGGCCATGCCCAAAGCCTGGGACAAAGCCGAAGCCAAGTATACTGCCGACACGCTACGCAAGTACGGTACTGTGCCTTGGACCATCATGGAGGTGAAGGACAACCTCACGGAAGCCTTCAAGCAGCGGGATACGCTGGCCATTATCCGCCTTTCCGCCGACCTCTGCCACTACGTAGCCGACGCCTACGTGCCGCTACATACCACTGAGAACTACGACGGCCAGCTCACGAACCAAACCGGCCTGCACTCCCTATGGGAAAGCAAGCTGCCAGAGCGCCACATTGCCGAGTACAAGCTGGACGCGGAACCGGCCAAGTACGTGAAGGATCCATTGACCGACATCTGGAAAATCCTGCAGGAATCGTATGGCTTCCTGGGCGAAACCTTTGACCGGGAAGAGAAAGTAACCCGTCAGTTTACGCCCGAAACCAAGTATAACTTCTCGCACAAATACGGCAAGACCCGGCGCTTCTATTCCGATGCCTTTGCCGATGCCTACCACAAGGAAGTGGGCGGAATGGTAGCTTTCCGGATGAAGCTGGCGCCTACTTTCGTGTCGTCGTTGTGGATGACCGCCTGGAAGGACGGTGGTAGCCCCAACATGAACGAGCTGATGGCCAAAAAGCCCGGAAAAATCGAAAAAGACTCGCTCGACAACCAACTCAAAATCTGGAAGAAAAACGGCCTGGCAGATCAGCAACTGTTGCTGGCCATGCAGAAGCAGGCGGCTGTTGTGCAGGCCGACCAGATTAACGCTGCCACCGACATGGCGCCGCCCGTGCTCGATACTGCCTCGCCGACGGAACCGGCTCCGGCCCCGGCTGCCCCAGCTGGCAACACGAAAGAAGTGGAGAAAGTGAAGGTGAAAGCCAAAACGGAGGCTGGTAGTGTCAAACTGAAAGAGAAAGAACAACCCAAGAAAAAGAAAGCAGCCAAAAAGGATGATGGCTGGGGTGCCCCGGCCAGCTCTGGCTGGTAG
- a CDS encoding manganese catalase family protein → MILRMDRLPIELPTPSNPSPNDAAAIQELLGGKFGEMSTLMNYTYQSFNFRGRNKLRPFYDLTASIAGEEYGHIEVVSYAINLLLTGVTKRGHNPAEAPLKAAADLRNTHHYIASGQAALPMDSMGHFWNGQNVFSSGNLRLDLLHNFFLECGARANKMRVYEMVTDPTARKMVGYLLVRGGVHVVAYARALEKLTGVAVDKLLPIPNLSNDKFPDAKKFMDEKMHLKLYTFSKDDYKQAGMIWEGGFHPEDGQPLEFIQGSMEGFPAPDLEEEPQLNSPGEDEYDPQMFMDMAKKMGIKL, encoded by the coding sequence ATGATTTTACGCATGGACCGGCTGCCTATTGAGCTGCCTACCCCTTCCAACCCGTCGCCTAACGACGCGGCCGCCATCCAGGAACTGCTAGGCGGCAAGTTCGGCGAGATGTCGACCTTGATGAACTACACGTACCAGTCGTTCAACTTCCGGGGCCGTAACAAGCTGCGGCCTTTCTACGACCTGACTGCCAGCATTGCCGGCGAAGAATACGGACACATTGAGGTAGTAAGCTACGCCATCAACCTGCTGCTAACCGGCGTGACGAAGCGTGGCCACAACCCGGCCGAGGCCCCTTTGAAAGCCGCTGCCGACCTGCGCAACACACACCACTACATCGCCAGCGGCCAGGCCGCTCTGCCCATGGACTCCATGGGCCATTTCTGGAACGGCCAGAACGTGTTCAGTTCCGGCAATCTGCGCCTAGACTTGCTACACAATTTTTTCCTGGAGTGCGGAGCTCGTGCCAACAAGATGCGGGTGTATGAGATGGTGACGGACCCTACCGCACGCAAAATGGTCGGGTACCTGCTCGTACGGGGTGGGGTGCACGTGGTAGCCTACGCCCGCGCCCTTGAGAAGCTGACTGGTGTGGCCGTAGATAAACTCCTTCCTATTCCGAACCTGAGCAACGACAAGTTTCCGGATGCCAAGAAGTTCATGGATGAGAAAATGCACCTGAAGCTCTACACCTTCAGCAAAGACGACTACAAACAGGCGGGCATGATCTGGGAAGGTGGCTTCCATCCCGAAGATGGCCAGCCGTTGGAATTCATTCAGGGCAGTATGGAAGGTTTTCCTGCTCCCGACCTAGAGGAAGAGCCCCAGTTGAACTCGCCAGGCGAGGACGAATATGACCCGCAGATGTTCATGGATATGGCCAAAAAGATGGGTATTAAGCTGTAG
- a CDS encoding peptidylprolyl isomerase: MAATLRFLSGVLPVLLLAAACNQQQPVEEAPVVQVSAEKPTPGPALLALADSNAAALLLPYGKQYPASGVILHTRLGDIKVKLYDDTPIHKANFLLLSRRGVFDETVFNRVLKGFAVQGGASDHRTIRMNRYRLPPEIRTEHFHRRGVLGMARYDDEQNPGQLSSSTDFYFVQGEKLTSAQSQAIAGRPLSPEQQRVYATVGGVPSLDGKYTVFGEVTEGMDVVDKIANEPVDAYKWPLTDVDIRVEILP; the protein is encoded by the coding sequence ATGGCTGCTACGTTGCGCTTCCTTTCTGGTGTACTACCCGTGCTACTGCTTGCGGCCGCCTGCAACCAGCAACAGCCGGTAGAAGAAGCGCCAGTCGTGCAGGTTTCGGCTGAAAAACCTACTCCCGGTCCGGCCCTGCTGGCGCTAGCCGACAGCAACGCGGCAGCATTACTCCTCCCCTATGGCAAGCAGTATCCGGCTTCGGGCGTGATATTGCACACTCGCCTTGGCGACATCAAGGTGAAGCTCTACGACGATACGCCCATTCACAAAGCCAACTTTCTGCTTTTGTCCCGGCGCGGTGTGTTCGACGAAACAGTTTTTAACCGCGTGTTGAAAGGATTTGCGGTACAGGGTGGCGCCTCCGACCACCGTACCATCCGGATGAACCGCTACCGCCTACCGCCCGAAATTCGGACGGAGCATTTTCACCGCCGAGGCGTTCTGGGCATGGCCCGCTACGACGACGAGCAGAACCCCGGGCAGCTCTCCTCCAGCACTGACTTCTACTTTGTGCAGGGCGAAAAACTAACGTCCGCCCAAAGCCAGGCTATAGCCGGCCGGCCTCTCAGCCCGGAGCAACAGCGCGTGTATGCCACGGTAGGTGGTGTGCCCTCGCTAGATGGCAAGTACACTGTGTTCGGCGAAGTGACTGAGGGAATGGACGTGGTAGACAAAATAGCCAATGAGCCCGTCGATGCCTACAAATGGCCCCTAACCGACGTGGATATCCGGGTGGAAATACTCCCGTAG
- a CDS encoding M13 family metallopeptidase encodes MKNRNSLTLAAVAATGLALAGCAASSTPTASTTPAAATPAAPTEEPIVPGVGLNVANRDLTASACDNFDQYASGNWYKNNPIPAAEVRWGSFNELADKNNAVMRQILEEAAANTSAAKGSNAQKVGDFYATAMDTVAIEKAGLKYLKPELDRIAAIKDLKGLQAEIVRQQLEGTGAFFSSGVGQDEKKSTEYAVQIYQGGLSLPDRDYYLKDDARSKGIRNAYTTYLVNTFKMLGDNEATAAKNAATVMRLETRLAKASKSRVDLRDPYANYNKMTLAELNKQYPNLALPTALKEMKLGAAKEVIVGQPAFFKEESAMLKSEPLADLKTYLRWHKVTSLTSALPKAYGDEAFRFTQVLSGAKQQQPRWKRMNRATDGALGEAFGQLYVDKAFTPETKAKALAMVANIKEAMGEHIQQVDWMSAATKAEAMKKLNAFTVKIGYPDKWKDYSALNISRESYLKNVLAARRWSSLDNINKFGKPIDRNEWGMTPPTVNAYYNPPMNEIVFPAGIMQPPFFDPKADDAVNYGGMGAVIGHEITHGFDDQGRQYDAEGNLRDWWTKEDAEKFDTRAGMVGKQYSAFSPLDSVYVNGKLTMGENLADLGGLNIAYTALHKELKKQYPDGNYPKYDGLTPDQRFFLSWAQVWRTNARPEYLRQQVMTDPHSPAMFRTNGPLQNMPQFYEAFGCKEDAKMVRVQTERAKIW; translated from the coding sequence ATGAAAAACCGCAACAGCCTGACGCTGGCCGCTGTGGCCGCCACCGGCCTGGCCCTAGCTGGCTGCGCTGCCAGCAGCACCCCTACGGCTTCCACTACGCCCGCCGCAGCCACGCCAGCTGCTCCTACTGAGGAGCCCATTGTGCCCGGCGTTGGGCTGAACGTAGCCAACCGCGACCTGACGGCATCTGCCTGCGACAATTTCGACCAATATGCCTCCGGCAACTGGTACAAGAACAACCCCATTCCGGCCGCTGAAGTACGCTGGGGTTCTTTCAACGAGCTGGCTGACAAGAACAACGCCGTGATGCGGCAAATTCTGGAAGAAGCCGCAGCCAACACGTCGGCTGCCAAAGGCTCAAACGCCCAGAAAGTAGGTGATTTCTACGCTACCGCCATGGATACGGTGGCCATCGAGAAGGCCGGCCTGAAGTATCTGAAGCCCGAACTGGACCGCATTGCCGCCATCAAGGACCTGAAAGGCTTGCAGGCTGAAATCGTACGGCAGCAGCTGGAGGGCACAGGTGCTTTCTTCAGCAGCGGCGTAGGCCAGGATGAGAAGAAGAGCACTGAATATGCCGTTCAGATCTACCAAGGCGGCCTTTCGCTGCCCGACCGGGACTACTACCTCAAGGACGATGCCCGCTCGAAAGGCATCCGCAACGCCTACACGACTTACCTCGTGAATACGTTTAAAATGCTGGGCGACAACGAAGCCACAGCTGCTAAAAATGCGGCCACGGTAATGCGTCTGGAAACGCGCCTCGCCAAAGCCAGCAAGAGCCGTGTAGACCTGCGCGACCCATACGCCAACTACAACAAAATGACGCTGGCGGAGCTGAACAAGCAGTATCCGAACCTGGCGCTGCCCACGGCCCTCAAGGAAATGAAGCTGGGCGCAGCAAAAGAGGTGATTGTAGGTCAGCCGGCCTTCTTCAAGGAAGAAAGCGCCATGCTGAAAAGCGAGCCGCTGGCCGACCTGAAAACCTACCTGCGCTGGCACAAAGTAACATCATTGACTTCGGCGCTGCCGAAAGCCTATGGCGACGAGGCCTTCCGTTTCACGCAGGTCCTGAGCGGTGCCAAGCAGCAGCAGCCCCGCTGGAAGCGCATGAACCGCGCCACTGACGGTGCGCTGGGCGAAGCTTTCGGCCAGCTGTATGTGGATAAGGCCTTCACGCCTGAAACCAAAGCCAAGGCGCTGGCCATGGTAGCCAACATCAAGGAGGCCATGGGCGAGCATATTCAGCAGGTAGACTGGATGAGCGCCGCTACCAAGGCCGAGGCCATGAAAAAGCTGAATGCCTTCACCGTAAAAATCGGCTACCCTGACAAGTGGAAGGATTATTCGGCTCTGAATATCTCGCGTGAGTCGTACCTGAAAAACGTGCTGGCTGCTCGCCGTTGGTCCTCGCTGGACAACATCAACAAGTTCGGCAAGCCGATTGACCGCAATGAGTGGGGTATGACTCCGCCAACGGTGAATGCCTATTACAACCCGCCGATGAACGAAATTGTGTTCCCGGCCGGTATCATGCAGCCTCCGTTCTTTGATCCTAAAGCAGACGACGCTGTAAACTACGGCGGTATGGGGGCCGTTATCGGCCACGAAATTACGCACGGTTTCGACGACCAGGGCCGCCAGTATGATGCTGAAGGCAACCTGCGCGACTGGTGGACCAAGGAGGATGCAGAGAAGTTTGATACCCGCGCCGGGATGGTGGGCAAGCAGTATTCTGCCTTCTCGCCGCTCGACTCGGTGTATGTGAACGGCAAGCTGACCATGGGCGAAAACCTCGCCGACCTCGGCGGCCTCAACATTGCCTATACGGCCCTACACAAGGAGCTGAAAAAGCAATATCCCGACGGCAACTACCCTAAGTACGACGGCCTCACGCCCGACCAGCGCTTCTTCCTGAGCTGGGCGCAAGTATGGCGTACCAATGCCCGCCCGGAGTATCTGCGCCAGCAGGTAATGACGGACCCGCATTCACCAGCCATGTTCCGTACCAATGGCCCGCTGCAGAACATGCCCCAGTTCTACGAGGCTTTCGGCTGCAAGGAGGATGCTAAAATGGTGCGTGTACAGACCGAGCGCGCTAAAATCTGGTAG
- a CDS encoding ArnT family glycosyltransferase, giving the protein MFQQSGSDIRKVFSAHQALWLFILVLGGAFLVGINSWGPLESSEARYAEIAREMLAGRDWLHPKLLGIEHFHKPPLTYWLTAVGLTLGGPTALGVRLLPVLAVLAQVLLVYGLGVLLFDGNRNRALTAAILYGTLPVVLISSLNVTTDAYLATLELAAAYGLLRHYHDGRWWGLYVCWLALGLAFLTKGPVGFVLPLMVLVGYYFRRGQTRRPFTWHHLLGVVLFVLVGLSWYMFLIAENPAFLRYFLVGHTVERFANAEAFGRAKPWWFYLVLAPATGLPWSVLLMVQAVRTGWRKLPQLWRNVLLFWILTPLVFFSLSQSKLILYVLPIFPGVALLAAYYLHEMPADQRRNWYRGCLGLWVVLLLALVGLPWLAKELNLTLDSSAALLPGIGLVVLLLSTWHTRRRLPDAAQLLLAGTLFTITLLLAAKPLLRQNELALNGIRPVVERLRAEGMDQRPVLVYNELLPSLAFAQGRVPMSLYAGNTYLLRETQFEPTAAWHHTWLNTFAFTPNTLDSLRRQRPVLLVKGEVNVGQEWLIVPFSHQLEVGQWRLYYDW; this is encoded by the coding sequence ATGTTTCAACAATCAGGGTCCGATATCAGAAAGGTATTCTCTGCTCACCAGGCACTATGGCTGTTCATATTAGTGCTCGGAGGTGCGTTTCTGGTGGGCATTAACAGTTGGGGGCCGCTGGAAAGCAGCGAAGCACGCTACGCCGAAATAGCCCGCGAAATGCTGGCCGGGCGCGACTGGCTACACCCGAAGCTGCTGGGAATCGAGCATTTTCACAAGCCTCCGCTCACCTACTGGCTCACAGCCGTCGGTCTGACTTTGGGCGGCCCTACAGCGCTGGGGGTGCGGCTACTACCGGTGCTGGCGGTGCTGGCGCAGGTGCTGCTGGTCTACGGCCTCGGCGTGCTGCTTTTCGACGGCAACCGCAACCGTGCCCTCACAGCAGCTATCCTGTACGGCACGCTGCCCGTTGTCCTGATTTCGTCCCTCAACGTAACGACCGACGCTTATTTGGCAACGCTGGAGTTGGCGGCTGCCTATGGCCTGCTGCGCCACTACCACGATGGACGCTGGTGGGGCCTGTATGTGTGCTGGCTGGCCTTGGGGTTGGCCTTCCTGACCAAGGGGCCGGTCGGATTTGTGCTGCCCCTCATGGTCCTGGTCGGATATTATTTCCGGCGCGGCCAGACGCGGCGGCCCTTCACCTGGCACCACTTGCTGGGAGTAGTGCTGTTTGTGCTGGTGGGGCTAAGCTGGTATATGTTTCTGATTGCTGAAAACCCAGCCTTCCTGCGCTATTTTCTGGTAGGGCACACTGTGGAGCGCTTTGCAAATGCGGAGGCATTCGGCCGGGCCAAACCGTGGTGGTTCTACTTAGTGCTGGCGCCTGCCACGGGGCTTCCCTGGTCGGTGCTGCTTATGGTGCAGGCGGTGCGTACAGGTTGGCGCAAGCTGCCGCAGCTATGGCGCAACGTGCTCTTGTTCTGGATACTAACGCCACTAGTGTTTTTCTCTCTTTCGCAGTCGAAGCTGATTCTGTACGTGCTGCCCATTTTTCCGGGCGTAGCGTTGCTTGCTGCCTACTATCTGCACGAAATGCCCGCCGACCAACGCCGCAACTGGTACCGCGGCTGCCTGGGCCTGTGGGTAGTGTTGCTGCTGGCTTTGGTTGGTTTGCCGTGGCTGGCAAAGGAGCTCAACCTCACTCTGGACTCATCGGCCGCGCTGTTGCCAGGTATTGGGTTGGTGGTACTGCTGCTGAGCACTTGGCACACCCGGCGCCGGTTGCCCGATGCGGCTCAGCTGCTACTAGCAGGTACTCTGTTCACCATTACACTACTGCTGGCCGCTAAACCCCTGCTACGCCAGAATGAGTTGGCTTTGAATGGCATTAGGCCGGTAGTGGAGCGGCTACGCGCCGAAGGCATGGACCAGCGGCCGGTGCTGGTCTATAATGAACTGCTGCCCTCCCTGGCTTTTGCGCAAGGGCGAGTGCCAATGTCGTTGTATGCCGGCAACACCTATCTGCTGCGCGAAACACAGTTTGAGCCGACAGCGGCCTGGCATCATACATGGCTCAATACGTTTGCCTTCACGCCTAACACCCTCGACTCGTTGCGGCGGCAGCGGCCGGTGCTGCTGGTGAAAGGGGAGGTAAATGTCGGGCAGGAATGGTTGATAGTGCCGTTTTCGCATCAGCTGGAAGTAGGGCAGTGGCGGCTGTACTACGACTGGTAA